The genomic DNA CCCGCACCGTCCAGTGCGTTGCTTCATGCGGTGGCGGCTTGAGCGTCAGCGCGATGATCTCCTCGACACGATGAGGTGCGATCGGCGGTGTACCCGGCGGGCGTGTCTTGTCATGCAAAAGGCCGTCAACACCTTCCTGCATGAACCGCTCCTGCCAACGCCACACCGTGCTTTTGTTTTTGCCTGTAGCAGACATGATGGCTGAGATACCAACACCCTCCGAAGAATGATCAGACAACGCCAAACATGCTTTTGCGGCGATTGTGGGTTCTTGATGATCAGCTCAAGCCGTTTTCAATCGGTCGTAGAACGGTAAATAAAATTCTTGTACGCATTCAAAAACAATCTCATATAACAGCGCAAAATGGAATCCCAATTCGAACGCTTTTGTCTCATCCAATCCACTAGAATCCAAGTTCTGATCTGCCTTTTTAACCTATTTACGAATTGCTGGCTTATTGGCAAAATAACAAACTAGCCCGAAAGAAACCAGATAACTTAATGAATAAATGACGCTGAAACACAATACCGCTAACCAAGAATTTTCGAAAAAGTAGAGACTCACGAAAAGCCCTATAAAAACTGCAACAGCGAGTACAATATCCATTATCAGAGAAACAATGAACGCTTTATTTAGAAATATTACAAATGTCACTGGGCTTACGACCATTCGTAAAAACACATAAATACTCAGATATTGGGCGATCTCTCCCGACACCCGCCAGTCATCGCCCAAGACCCAATCCGCCAGATTAGGGGCATAGGACGTCCCGAGTACGAAGAAAGGTGCGCCGACTACAAACACCACAAAGGAGTAACTCAGAACGAGCGGCAATAGAGGTTTACCGGCCGTGTTGCGATTTATTGCAAGACCTTGGAAGTACTGGGAGAAGGCAGAACTGATCAAGCTTGCTGGTAAATCCAGTAATCGGCTTGCCATATTGAAATGACCGAGGAAAGTCGGCCCTAGAAATATTGAAAACATGAACGCTGGCATCACTCGTGTAACCGTGTTCAGAATTTCTGCAGGAAGTGAAGTGACAAAAAATAACTTATTCGAATTTACTGTGGACGCAATCGTCTGAAACGCACTTCTAAGACGAAAATTGAAGGATGGAACAAACCTCCAAAGAAGAACGACACCGAAGAATTGGCCAAGAATATGACCGAATAGGATGCCAAGTCCGCCCATGCCCAAGAAACCTAGAGTAATACTAAAAAAAGCCGCTGAAAACGCTTGTGAAATACGAATTGACGACAGCTCTTTGAAACGCGAGTTGAAGATGAGCCACGAGGTACCCAGGGACAAGAAGGAGGCCAATGCAAAGGAAATCACCGAGAAGACCGAAAGAAGCAGAATTTCTTTGCCAAAAATTGCGCTCATCGGAGCCAAAACGGTCAGCAAAAAGCAGGGGAGAGTTAAAGTTGAAACCAAGGATCGAAAATTATTATCTGCATCAGTGGCACTTTTAGCCAACAAGATTACGCGCGAAAACCCGGCTACATATGGGATTACCAAAAGGCTTGTAATAGCCATCACCATAGCCAGTTGGCCAAATGAACCCGGAGTATAAAGACGAGTATTGACCGGCGCAGAGAATAACGGCAACAGCGCTGCAAAGCTGGCACTTCCTGACAATTGTGCCATAGGCCAAATGTGGTGGGAAAGGCGCTTATACAGCCGTGTTGAACGCATAACGTCTCATCAATCGAAGCTCTCGCTCAACAATAGTGGATGCGTCCAGCGTCGCAGAAATGTGGGCCGCCGCAGCTTGGCTCATATTCGCCTCCAATTGGGCATCTTTGGCGACTTCCAAGATGCCTTTCACTAAACCCGCAGCCGATTTGGAAAGGACGGCTATTTCATCTGAAATAAATTCTGGTATCGCGGTCACAGGTATTGTGGCTACAATAAGTCCACTCGCCATTGCCTCGCACATTGACACTCCCTGTGCATCTTGTCTGGTCGGGCAAATGAAGAAACCTCCCCATTTGTGTTGTTCAATGATTTCTTCTTGCGACAGAAACCCCCGATGTACTTCGATACGGTCGATACGCGATAAAGGCGCAAAATACTTGTCAAATAGGGCGCCATCGCTAAATATCCGGCAAGAAAAATTCCCGTTACCCTGTTTGATGACATTGCTCACAACATTAGCCACAATGTCCGGAGCATACTTTAACGTTCTGCTAGATCGAATGACGAGTAGGTTTCTCCTGCGAGGCCCAAAAGGGGAATTGACAAAACGGGTGACATCAATTGGGTTTGGAATAGTCGAGTGACAGCGTACCTGTCGTTGCGTATCTGCCTCGCACACTTTTTTCATCCAGTTTGATACGAAAACGAAATGAATAGGGTTGCCAGCATTTGAGCGGTCGATTAATTTCGCAAAACTGCCTAACCGCTGCCTACTTCGCATGTGCCGAAACAAAACACGATTGGGCAACCAATCGCTTAGTTGCATGTCAAACCTGCGCCTGTGCCAAGCGAGCGCTTCGAAACCGTGCACCCAAACAATTAGAGGACATGCCAGAAACGGGCTCAACTCTGAAATGAATGGCTCGCTTGCAAAATGCACTGCTGCAATGTCGGGTTGATATTCCACGACTTGGGCGAGCGCCTCATCACTGGTGACGTAATCCCTTATTGCAATTTTTTCGTATGCGAGTCGGCGACTTTTTTTTGCTCGTCGCAAAACGAGAACTTGGGCCCTTTCCGAGTAGAGGCGAGCCCGAGTATGCGCGAACATGTCTCCGGGCAGGTTCGTTTCGTCCGGGTAGTCATCTACAAATAACAGGATTTTCAAATATTTACCTTCCGGTCAGGCACGAAAGAAATCTTCAAGATCATCAAGAATGTACTTCGATGCGAATCCGTCACCGAAAGGGTTGACGATTGTTTTGGAAATTACACCGAGCCGACGTCGACTGAAAGACTCGAAAACCGCATTTACAATATCATCAGTTTTCGTGCCAATCAGCTTAGCCAGTGGATAGTTCAACACTTCAGGCCGTTCAGTATTTTTTCTCAAAATTAATAGATCAGGCCCAAAAGATGGAGCCTCTTCCTGGATGCCGCCAGAGTCTGTAAGAATAACCTGAGTATTTTTAATAATTTTGAGCATTTGTAGGTAAGGGAGTGGCGGTGTCAAATA from Pararhizobium sp. IMCC3301 includes the following:
- a CDS encoding glycosyltransferase family 4 protein, with product MKILLFVDDYPDETNLPGDMFAHTRARLYSERAQVLVLRRAKKSRRLAYEKIAIRDYVTSDEALAQVVEYQPDIAAVHFASEPFISELSPFLACPLIVWVHGFEALAWHRRRFDMQLSDWLPNRVLFRHMRSRQRLGSFAKLIDRSNAGNPIHFVFVSNWMKKVCEADTQRQVRCHSTIPNPIDVTRFVNSPFGPRRRNLLVIRSSRTLKYAPDIVANVVSNVIKQGNGNFSCRIFSDGALFDKYFAPLSRIDRIEVHRGFLSQEEIIEQHKWGGFFICPTRQDAQGVSMCEAMASGLIVATIPVTAIPEFISDEIAVLSKSAAGLVKGILEVAKDAQLEANMSQAAAAHISATLDASTIVERELRLMRRYAFNTAV
- a CDS encoding oligosaccharide flippase family protein, which produces MAQLSGSASFAALLPLFSAPVNTRLYTPGSFGQLAMVMAITSLLVIPYVAGFSRVILLAKSATDADNNFRSLVSTLTLPCFLLTVLAPMSAIFGKEILLLSVFSVISFALASFLSLGTSWLIFNSRFKELSSIRISQAFSAAFFSITLGFLGMGGLGILFGHILGQFFGVVLLWRFVPSFNFRLRSAFQTIASTVNSNKLFFVTSLPAEILNTVTRVMPAFMFSIFLGPTFLGHFNMASRLLDLPASLISSAFSQYFQGLAINRNTAGKPLLPLVLSYSFVVFVVGAPFFVLGTSYAPNLADWVLGDDWRVSGEIAQYLSIYVFLRMVVSPVTFVIFLNKAFIVSLIMDIVLAVAVFIGLFVSLYFFENSWLAVLCFSVIYSLSYLVSFGLVCYFANKPAIRK